A portion of the Gadus macrocephalus chromosome 10, ASM3116895v1 genome contains these proteins:
- the arl3l1 gene encoding ADP ribosylation factor like GTPase 3, like 1, producing the protein MGESQKGLLSVIQKLKGSTETELRIVLLGLDNAGKTTLLKSLASEDVNTITPTQGFNIKSVASHGMKLNVWDIGGQRKIRPFWKKYLDNTDLLIYVIDSADKKRFEETGLELSELTEEENLKGVPVLVFANKQDLATASPASEIAEGLNLHTYRDREWQIQACSAVSGEGVQDGMNWICNNIVNQKKK; encoded by the exons ATGGGAGAATCTCAGAAG GGCCTGCTCTCCGTCATCCAGAAGCTCAAGGGCTCCACCGAGACGGAGCTCAGGATAGTTCTGCTGGGACTCGACAACGCAGGGAAGACCACTTTACTGAAGAGCCTGGCCTCCGAGGACgtcaacaccatcacccccacacaG GGCTTCAACATTAAGAGCGTGGCCTCGCATGGCATGAAGCTGAACGTGTGGGACATCGGAGGACAGAGGAAGATCAGACCCTTCTGGAAGAAGTACCTGGACAACACCGACCTGCTG ATCTACGTGATAGACAGTGCAGATAAGAAGCGTTTTGAGGAGACAGGGCTG gaGCTCTCTGAGTTGACGGAGGAAGAGAACCTCAAGGGGGTCCCAGTGCTGGTCTTTGCCAATAAGCAGGACCTGGCCACCGCCTCCCCGGCCAGTGAGATCGCCGAGGGGCTCAACCTGCACACGTACCGCGACCGCGAGTGGCAGATCCAGGCGTGCTCCGCCGTGTCCGGGGAGGGCGTTCAG GATGGCATGAACTGGATTTGCAACAACATTGTGAATCAGAAGAAGAAGTGA